Proteins found in one Parcubacteria group bacterium genomic segment:
- the dnaX gene encoding DNA polymerase III subunit gamma/tau, giving the protein MSQTLYRKYRPKNFSEIIGQTHIVRTLSNAIKNDRVAHAYLFTGPRGTGKTTFARIFAKTVNCQSKLDGNACEKCPACLAIQSGQSLDIIEIDAASNTGVDNIRELKETIALPPTLLKYKTYIIDEAHMLSTGAWNALLKSLEEPPAHVIFILATTELHKVPATIISRCQKFDFPRWPMADIIEKLTLIAKEEKITVEKEALEMIALSAEGGMRDAESLLGQIIALEDQNISAKDVEEILGTVDKSFISDVAQEIIFKNTGKAIAKVNELIAGGYDLQIFNKALINHFRQLMLMKIDENFKTYFTRELTQDKIEKLIALAQKSELSQIVTTIDLLLVAQNKLFSFLLPQLALEIAIIKATQKIQAPELPLARATPTARIRTAPLSTPEKQTEAESSRPQPTKRAEINSAVNLDTDMLKSRWNRLLVEIRPHNHSLCALLTNCQIKTTEGNVITLATPYEFYKEKLDDPQNRLTIEEVFSKILELAVRIQVVVDKTLAPVQKSSADEELQEANEKENTANHEQSSLLSSAMEIMGGKIVE; this is encoded by the coding sequence ATGTCTCAAACCCTCTACCGCAAATATCGCCCCAAAAACTTCTCCGAAATCATCGGTCAGACGCACATCGTGCGGACGCTTTCTAATGCGATCAAAAATGACCGTGTCGCTCACGCCTATCTTTTCACCGGACCACGTGGTACCGGCAAAACCACTTTTGCGCGGATTTTTGCCAAAACCGTCAATTGCCAAAGTAAATTGGACGGCAACGCTTGCGAAAAGTGCCCGGCATGTCTCGCCATCCAATCTGGCCAATCACTGGATATCATTGAAATTGACGCCGCCTCAAACACGGGCGTGGACAATATCCGCGAATTGAAAGAAACGATTGCCCTGCCTCCGACGCTTTTGAAATACAAGACCTACATTATCGATGAGGCGCATATGCTTTCGACCGGGGCGTGGAACGCGCTTTTGAAAAGCCTTGAAGAACCGCCCGCTCACGTCATTTTTATTTTAGCTACAACAGAACTCCATAAGGTGCCTGCCACGATCATCTCCCGCTGTCAAAAATTCGATTTCCCCCGCTGGCCAATGGCGGACATCATTGAAAAATTAACACTTATCGCCAAGGAAGAAAAAATCACCGTCGAAAAAGAAGCTCTGGAAATGATTGCTCTGTCCGCAGAAGGCGGAATGCGCGACGCTGAATCACTGCTCGGACAAATCATCGCCCTGGAAGATCAAAACATTTCCGCCAAAGATGTGGAAGAAATTTTGGGCACCGTGGACAAAAGTTTCATTAGTGACGTTGCGCAAGAGATTATTTTCAAAAATACAGGGAAAGCAATCGCTAAAGTCAACGAGCTGATCGCCGGTGGCTATGATTTACAAATTTTTAATAAAGCCCTGATCAATCACTTCCGCCAACTGATGCTAATGAAGATTGATGAAAACTTCAAGACCTATTTCACACGCGAACTGACCCAAGATAAGATTGAAAAACTGATCGCCCTCGCTCAGAAAAGCGAACTCTCCCAAATCGTAACCACCATCGATCTGCTTTTGGTTGCGCAAAATAAACTATTCTCATTTTTACTTCCGCAACTGGCGCTGGAAATTGCCATCATCAAAGCGACCCAAAAAATTCAAGCACCAGAATTGCCACTGGCAAGAGCTACTCCCACAGCAAGAATCAGAACCGCTCCCCTTTCTACGCCCGAAAAACAAACTGAAGCCGAATCATCTCGACCACAACCAACCAAAAGAGCAGAAATTAATTCCGCAGTCAACCTGGATACGGATATGCTCAAGAGCCGTTGGAACCGCCTGCTAGTTGAAATCCGCCCGCACAACCATTCCCTCTGCGCCCTCCTGACTAATTGCCAAATTAAGACCACCGAAGGCAACGTCATCACCCTCGCCACGCCCTATGAATTCTACAAGGAAAAACTCGACGATCCGCAGAACAGATTGACAATCGAGGAAGTTTTTAGTAAGATTTTAGAATTGGCCGTTCGGATCCAAGTCGTGGTCGACAAGACCCTGGCGCCGGTCCAAAAATCTTCGGCCGATGAAGAACTCCAAGAGGCCAACGAAAAAGAAAACACCGCCAACCACGAACAATCCTCGCTCCTGAGCTCCGCAATGGAGATTATGGGTGGGAAGATTGTGGAATGA
- a CDS encoding GIY-YIG nuclease family protein: MTFFVYILKSIKDTRLYIGQTNNLENRLLRHNSGKVTATKNRRPFTVVYKEEYLSRTEAMQREKYLKSLKGDLERKLNIKFEN; this comes from the coding sequence ATGACCTTTTTTGTTTATATTCTTAAAAGTATTAAAGATACTAGGCTCTATATTGGTCAAACTAATAATCTAGAAAATAGACTATTGAGACATAATAGCGGAAAAGTCACTGCTACAAAAAACAGAAGACCATTTACTGTAGTTTATAAAGAAGAATATCTGAGCAGAACCGAAGCAATGCAAAGGGAAAAATATCTAAAATCACTGAAGGGAGATCTAGAAAGAAAGCTAAATATAAAATTTGAAAATTAA
- a CDS encoding pentapeptide repeat-containing protein, translated as MHYKHKIFTENEVRGEHFSDCQFSACSFPGINLKFTTFGGCTFNACDLSSINCESTGFSRCAFPESKLSNLNFLAVKFTDCDFSGAIMQNCVFEKRPGASNSLAKKFALASCKFEEADLSGSVFFLCDLTGVSFKNAKLEKAGFEKCLLKKADFTGATIAGTHFTDCAIEKTILDFQGFIHFGNSYGFELNN; from the coding sequence ATGCATTATAAACATAAAATTTTTACGGAAAATGAAGTGCGCGGGGAGCATTTTTCTGATTGTCAGTTTTCGGCTTGTTCCTTTCCGGGAATCAATCTCAAGTTCACCACCTTTGGCGGTTGCACTTTCAATGCTTGCGACTTATCTTCGATCAACTGCGAAAGTACCGGTTTTTCTCGGTGCGCTTTTCCGGAAAGCAAATTGAGTAACCTAAACTTTTTGGCTGTCAAATTCACTGATTGTGATTTCTCGGGCGCGATCATGCAAAATTGCGTCTTTGAAAAACGCCCTGGAGCAAGCAATTCCCTCGCCAAAAAATTCGCTCTCGCCTCTTGCAAATTCGAAGAAGCTGATTTGTCCGGCAGTGTCTTTTTTCTTTGTGATCTCACGGGAGTGAGTTTCAAAAACGCCAAATTGGAAAAAGCCGGATTTGAAAAATGCCTCCTCAAAAAAGCTGATTTCACAGGTGCAACCATCGCTGGCACACATTTCACAGACTGCGCAATTGAAAAAACGATTCTAGATTTCCAAGGCTTCATACATTTTGGGAATTCGTATGGGTTTGAGTTGAATAATTAA
- a CDS encoding PhoH family protein, producing the protein MSPRKKKAVILDTNVILHDSACIYHFGENNVIIPITVLEELDQFKKGSEIINYHAREFVRTLDLLCGEHLFNGGVPIGPGLGKISVKLERKFHDDLALSFSESKPDHHILNIAYCFAKENPSLQVILVTKDVNLRIKAKSVGLVAQDYKSDQIKDISTLYTGKRFVEGIPGGVLGKLREPPFELNPSELSLEIEPVANEYFVLRNGSNSALAVYDAFSQKFRWIDKKLAYGINPRNAEQTFALDALTNDNIKLVTLSGKAGTGKTLLALAAALQRKKNYRQIFLARPIVPLSNKDIGYLPGDIQSKLDPYMQPLFDNLSVIKSHFGKNESSREDINKLLTENKLLISPLAYIRGRSLVNIYFIVDEAQNLTPHEVKTIITRAGENTKVVFTGDIFQIDHPYLDTQSNGLSYLIEKMRGQKLYAHINLEKGERSELSELASNLL; encoded by the coding sequence ATGTCACCACGAAAAAAGAAAGCGGTCATTCTTGACACCAACGTCATTCTCCACGACAGTGCCTGCATTTATCATTTCGGAGAAAACAATGTAATCATCCCGATCACAGTTCTTGAAGAACTTGATCAATTCAAAAAAGGTAGTGAAATCATCAATTATCATGCCCGAGAATTTGTCCGTACGCTTGATTTGTTATGTGGCGAACATCTGTTTAACGGCGGGGTGCCGATCGGACCGGGCTTGGGAAAAATCAGCGTCAAACTAGAAAGGAAATTTCACGATGATCTGGCTCTGAGTTTTTCGGAATCCAAACCCGACCATCATATCCTCAACATCGCCTACTGCTTCGCCAAAGAGAATCCATCCCTTCAGGTCATTCTGGTCACTAAGGACGTCAACTTGCGCATCAAGGCAAAATCCGTTGGTCTGGTGGCTCAGGATTACAAGAGCGACCAGATAAAGGACATTTCGACACTTTACACCGGAAAACGCTTTGTCGAAGGTATTCCGGGAGGCGTACTTGGAAAGTTGCGCGAACCACCTTTTGAGCTGAATCCGTCTGAGCTGTCTTTGGAAATAGAGCCCGTGGCCAACGAATATTTTGTCCTCAGAAATGGCAGCAACTCTGCTCTGGCTGTTTATGACGCCTTTAGTCAGAAATTTCGTTGGATCGATAAAAAGCTCGCTTACGGCATCAATCCACGCAATGCGGAGCAAACCTTTGCCCTGGATGCCCTGACTAACGATAACATTAAACTGGTGACGCTCAGCGGAAAAGCCGGCACCGGGAAAACCCTCCTGGCATTGGCTGCGGCTCTGCAACGTAAAAAGAATTACCGCCAGATTTTTCTGGCAAGGCCGATCGTGCCACTTAGTAATAAAGACATCGGCTATCTCCCTGGGGATATTCAGTCCAAGCTGGATCCCTATATGCAACCTTTGTTTGACAATTTAAGTGTTATCAAATCCCATTTCGGCAAAAACGAATCATCGCGGGAGGATATCAATAAATTACTGACCGAAAATAAATTGCTCATATCACCCCTGGCGTACATTCGTGGACGTAGTCTGGTGAACATCTACTTTATCGTTGACGAGGCCCAGAATCTGACGCCTCACGAAGTCAAAACTATTATCACCCGTGCGGGTGAGAATACGAAGGTGGTATTCACAGGCGATATTTTCCAGATCGATCATCCCTATCTGGATACCCAGTCTAACGGACTCAGCTACCTAATTGAAAAAATGCGTGGGCAAAAACTCTACGCCCACATCAATCTAGAAAAAGGTGAACGCTCGGAATTGTCCGAGCTAGCCAGTAATCTCTTGTAG
- a CDS encoding DUF2238 domain-containing protein — MPKKQKQHTSKFPLYLLAGYGLLFTILAFNPIDRATWFVENLTVWIVLAVMLVFYWQKIRFSNLAYAMMAIFIYLHTIGGHWTFALVPFDWVTSLFGFTRNHYDRIAHFSVGLYAFPIAEKLLGEKLVKNNFLLFTYPVFAIATIAMSYELVEWVYAALANPEAGIAYLGSQGDIWDAQKDMLADTLGALFAVALFFIMRKPRVLRNGKIQ; from the coding sequence ATGCCAAAAAAACAAAAACAACACACATCGAAATTTCCTCTTTATTTGTTGGCTGGTTATGGATTGCTTTTTACGATTTTAGCCTTCAATCCAATCGATCGGGCGACGTGGTTTGTGGAAAATTTGACGGTTTGGATCGTGTTGGCGGTCATGCTGGTTTTTTATTGGCAAAAAATTCGCTTTTCCAATCTGGCCTATGCCATGATGGCAATTTTTATCTATCTGCACACGATCGGTGGCCATTGGACATTTGCGCTCGTGCCTTTTGATTGGGTGACTAGCCTTTTCGGCTTTACCCGCAATCATTATGATCGGATTGCTCATTTTTCTGTCGGTTTGTATGCCTTTCCCATCGCGGAAAAGTTGCTGGGAGAAAAATTGGTCAAAAATAATTTTTTGCTGTTTACCTATCCAGTGTTTGCCATTGCCACAATCGCGATGAGCTATGAATTGGTCGAGTGGGTTTATGCAGCGCTGGCTAACCCTGAAGCGGGCATAGCTTATCTGGGAAGTCAAGGAGACATTTGGGACGCGCAAAAAGATATGCTCGCTGACACGCTCGGCGCGCTTTTTGCTGTAGCACTTTTCTTTATTATGCGAAAGCCGCGAGTGTTGCGTAATGGTAAAATTCAATAA
- a CDS encoding transglycosylase SLT domain-containing protein, with amino-acid sequence MKKAPMKGAFENRQKKEEIDLGRRKLLKIGAAIFAANGALLYVSQQKERVENTVGFFRKLLKYYQARVEKISAQKTSDIVEKEKHIDYIEINASGNSEKEVPEEDAVTVRDLVNFDSHNPIKLGPLEIERIQKNWEKRYYEGDKKRDLDEALFNMKNWEGPAKEVFMAEGEAYCRREKISGVEKTKFLIEFGNYFYLSIPESYWRLTDRSCANAAGPFQFMEKTAREYGLKLDEGEEKNFDERRDPEKSANAAARFLLRLYNKMDHNWDLALSNYNGGFAGKFKEEKFSDQKLNYPNFLEYLRRKIEGLKKELSSAITLTHEVIKNKESLETIAKQYGLEEKTLASMNKLAVGDKIKVGDKIIIPPTQENRRKNFYYHVDGFSQNINYPAKLYAVLAVIKKREKETGKSLLNQEPKLPRPWKEVAVVQEKPFIKYTTKKGDVLSGLVKMYGSDVATQIRQKKGFNKKGELMPKVELIVRNPKPQLTLATLAPAGTLNVLRKLNPAIIDPEKPLPDGIMIRSHVDLKKSALPGK; translated from the coding sequence ATGAAAAAAGCACCCATGAAAGGTGCTTTTGAAAATAGGCAAAAAAAAGAAGAAATCGATCTAGGAAGGAGGAAATTGCTTAAAATTGGCGCGGCCATTTTTGCTGCAAACGGCGCGTTGCTATATGTTAGTCAGCAAAAGGAGAGGGTTGAGAATACTGTCGGTTTTTTTAGAAAATTGCTAAAGTACTACCAAGCCAGAGTGGAAAAAATATCTGCCCAAAAAACTTCGGATATAGTTGAAAAAGAAAAGCATATTGATTATATCGAAATAAATGCTTCGGGAAATTCCGAAAAAGAAGTTCCAGAAGAAGACGCCGTCACGGTTCGCGACTTGGTCAATTTTGATTCTCACAATCCGATAAAATTAGGACCGCTGGAAATTGAGAGAATACAGAAAAATTGGGAAAAACGCTACTATGAAGGAGATAAAAAAAGAGATTTGGATGAGGCGCTTTTCAATATGAAAAACTGGGAAGGTCCGGCAAAAGAGGTTTTTATGGCCGAGGGTGAAGCTTATTGCCGACGCGAAAAAATCAGCGGGGTGGAAAAAACTAAATTTCTGATCGAATTTGGGAATTATTTTTATCTTTCAATCCCGGAGTCCTATTGGAGATTGACGGATAGATCTTGCGCTAACGCTGCTGGACCGTTTCAATTTATGGAAAAGACTGCTCGGGAATACGGTCTAAAATTAGACGAAGGCGAGGAGAAAAATTTTGATGAAAGGCGTGATCCTGAAAAAAGTGCTAATGCGGCGGCGCGATTTTTGCTTAGGCTCTACAATAAAATGGATCATAATTGGGACTTAGCGCTTTCTAACTACAATGGCGGTTTTGCTGGAAAATTTAAAGAAGAAAAGTTCAGCGATCAAAAATTAAATTATCCAAATTTTTTGGAATATTTAAGACGAAAAATAGAGGGGTTAAAAAAAGAGCTTTCCTCTGCGATCACGCTGACGCACGAAGTAATAAAAAATAAGGAATCTTTGGAGACAATCGCTAAGCAGTATGGCTTGGAGGAAAAAACCTTGGCCTCGATGAATAAATTGGCAGTGGGGGATAAGATTAAAGTGGGGGATAAAATTATCATTCCTCCGACACAAGAAAATCGGCGAAAAAATTTCTATTATCACGTCGATGGTTTTTCCCAAAACATCAACTATCCCGCCAAACTTTATGCCGTTTTGGCAGTTATTAAAAAAAGAGAAAAGGAAACTGGAAAATCTTTGTTAAATCAGGAGCCTAAATTACCTCGCCCCTGGAAAGAAGTGGCGGTTGTTCAGGAAAAGCCATTCATAAAATACACAACTAAAAAAGGTGATGTTCTCTCTGGCTTGGTAAAAATGTATGGATCAGACGTGGCAACGCAAATTCGCCAGAAAAAAGGCTTCAATAAAAAAGGTGAACTTATGCCAAAAGTTGAGCTAATTGTGCGTAATCCAAAGCCACAATTGACACTAGCAACTTTGGCGCCTGCAGGAACGCTTAATGTTCTCAGAAAACTCAATCCCGCAATTATTGATCCGGAAAAACCCTTACCGGATGGAATTATGATTCGCAGTCATGTTGATCTAAAAAAGAGTGCGCTACCGGGGAAATAG
- a CDS encoding AI-2E family transporter — translation MQFKNYNVYFFFLVLASISVLTYFVIKPFLVSFLIAAILAHLFAPLYNFFLKRLKKKGASSFLTCLLIALLIVVPVLVVLSLVVDEIQVTLDNFSLDPDGVQKMIITLGQNLKAVPLLEHFDLEKNVNQESIMLGVKSLSQNTLSILQSTYNGVAHFVFVTFVMFFSLFYLFIDGKSFVKKMMQLSPLRDKYEKVLIEKFNSITRATIKGTTIIALIQGFLGGILFAFTGVPSPVLLGILMTVASVVPSIGSGLVWLPVGILMLVFGYFTQGLIILLIGGLVISMIDNFIRPKLVGRDTQMHPLMILFSTLGGIALFGISGFIVGPIIMSLFVAFWDIYALEFKAQLKEYN, via the coding sequence ATGCAATTCAAAAACTACAATGTCTATTTTTTCTTTTTGGTCTTGGCCAGCATCTCTGTTCTGACCTATTTTGTCATTAAACCCTTTTTAGTTTCCTTTTTGATTGCAGCTATTCTTGCGCATCTATTTGCTCCGCTGTATAATTTTTTTCTCAAAAGATTAAAAAAGAAAGGCGCGAGCTCGTTTTTGACTTGCCTGCTCATTGCTCTCCTCATCGTTGTTCCGGTACTAGTCGTGCTTTCCTTGGTAGTGGATGAAATCCAAGTGACTCTGGATAATTTTAGCCTTGATCCCGATGGAGTTCAAAAAATGATCATAACCCTGGGGCAAAACCTGAAAGCCGTTCCTCTTTTGGAGCATTTTGACCTGGAAAAAAATGTCAATCAGGAATCGATCATGTTGGGAGTGAAGAGCCTTTCGCAAAATACCCTCTCCATCCTGCAAAGCACCTACAATGGAGTGGCGCACTTTGTTTTTGTGACTTTTGTGATGTTTTTTTCCTTGTTCTATCTTTTTATCGATGGAAAAAGTTTTGTGAAAAAAATGATGCAACTCAGTCCTTTGCGCGATAAGTATGAAAAAGTGTTGATTGAAAAATTCAATTCGATTACTCGCGCGACAATCAAAGGCACTACTATAATCGCTCTTATTCAAGGCTTTTTGGGTGGAATACTGTTTGCATTTACGGGCGTTCCTTCGCCTGTGCTTTTGGGGATTCTAATGACCGTTGCTTCGGTCGTGCCCTCGATCGGATCGGGGTTGGTTTGGCTTCCGGTGGGAATTTTGATGCTAGTTTTTGGCTATTTCACCCAAGGACTGATCATTCTTTTGATCGGCGGGCTGGTAATCAGTATGATTGACAATTTTATCCGGCCAAAGCTGGTAGGGCGTGATACACAGATGCATCCTTTGATGATTCTTTTTTCCACTCTGGGAGGGATTGCGCTTTTTGGCATTTCCGGTTTTATCGTCGGCCCGATCATAATGTCTCTATTTGTCGCTTTTTGGGATATTTATGCATTGGAATTTAAAGCGCAACTAAAAGAGTATAATTAA
- a CDS encoding phosphatidylserine/phosphatidylglycerophosphate/cardiolipin synthase family protein translates to MNYHLHTTSLKAWDAMIRAINSAQKSIYIEMYIFLDDTKKSHDFIGKLRSKARAGVHVIIVADAYGSKELKIEIANTIAKSGIEFIFFSHWLRHIHRKILIVDEKIAFIGGVNIGKIYKNWTDLQLELRGRIVKKLLKSFAYTYVMAGGKNKKILGYREKKLVGKLKFWLLEHWPTRNIYTLKKHYVEKISKASRSIQIATPYFTPPRWLISLLDDAVRRGAVVEILIPKTTDHPQIMNPLNYRYVDELYSLGIKFYLSKTMNHSKLLIIDEEEGLIGSQNMDLFSFGLNSEVGVFFREKKLLQELEQVFEKWKKQATKFEPKKYKMRTSDYLALALLKIFRPIL, encoded by the coding sequence ATGAACTACCACTTGCACACGACCTCACTAAAAGCCTGGGATGCGATGATTCGCGCCATCAACAGTGCACAAAAATCCATCTACATCGAGATGTATATTTTTCTCGATGACACCAAGAAAAGTCACGATTTTATCGGAAAGCTGAGATCCAAAGCACGCGCAGGAGTGCATGTTATTATTGTGGCAGATGCGTACGGCAGCAAAGAACTAAAAATAGAAATTGCCAATACGATCGCCAAGTCCGGCATTGAATTTATCTTTTTCAGCCACTGGCTCCGTCACATTCACCGCAAAATTCTTATCGTGGACGAAAAAATCGCTTTTATCGGCGGAGTGAATATCGGAAAAATCTATAAAAATTGGACTGACTTGCAGTTGGAACTGCGAGGCAGAATCGTCAAAAAACTTTTAAAGTCTTTTGCCTATACTTATGTCATGGCTGGTGGGAAAAATAAAAAGATTCTTGGCTACCGCGAAAAAAAACTGGTCGGAAAATTGAAATTTTGGCTTTTGGAACATTGGCCAACCAGAAATATCTACACGCTCAAAAAACATTACGTGGAAAAAATTTCAAAAGCTAGTCGCTCGATCCAGATTGCCACGCCCTATTTCACGCCTCCGCGCTGGCTCATTTCTCTTTTAGATGATGCTGTCAGGCGTGGCGCCGTAGTAGAAATACTAATTCCCAAAACAACTGATCATCCTCAGATTATGAATCCGCTCAACTATCGCTATGTAGATGAACTTTATTCTTTGGGAATAAAATTCTACCTTTCCAAGACGATGAACCACTCTAAGCTACTCATCATCGACGAAGAAGAAGGCCTCATCGGATCCCAAAATATGGATCTCTTTTCCTTCGGTCTCAATTCCGAAGTGGGCGTTTTTTTCCGCGAAAAAAAACTACTCCAAGAATTGGAGCAGGTTTTTGAAAAGTGGAAAAAACAGGCGACTAAATTTGAACCGAAAAAATACAAGATGCGAACCAGCGATTACCTTGCTCTCGCGCTACTGAAAATTTTTCGTCCGATTCTTTAG
- a CDS encoding ABC transporter permease, which produces MLIDLLKETVWSLAGNKVRSGLTILGIVIGIASVITMVAIGQGSQASIQSRIQSIGSNLIIVSPGAQRTAGVSAGQGSAQSLTLDDAKAIASEVQSVVAVAPEDSHRYQVTAKSNNTNTQITGTVPDYTTVRNVAIDSGTFITDYQEQTSAKVAVLGPGTRDDLFGADVDPVGQTIRIKNIDFQVIGLTVSKGGTGFNNADDAVYVPLSTEQHYLSGNTYVTSISVSAQDSTILATVQSDLTDLLLQRHGISDPTQADFSTINQADIIATASSITGTFTLLLASIAGISLLVGGIGIMNMMLTTVTERTREIGLRKAVGTRKLYINLQFLAEAVVLTFLGGATGILLGWLAALAVTKFAGLETQVSVSTILLAFGVSAGVGIIFGFYPARRAANLSPIEALRYE; this is translated from the coding sequence ATGCTAATCGATTTATTGAAAGAAACTGTCTGGTCGCTGGCTGGGAACAAGGTTCGCTCCGGACTGACGATTTTGGGTATCGTGATTGGAATCGCATCTGTCATCACAATGGTGGCGATTGGTCAAGGCTCGCAGGCCTCAATTCAAAGCCGGATCCAATCCATCGGTTCTAATTTGATTATTGTTTCTCCCGGGGCGCAACGGACCGCTGGAGTCAGCGCCGGTCAGGGAAGCGCCCAATCTTTGACACTGGATGATGCAAAAGCAATTGCGAGTGAGGTGCAAAGTGTTGTTGCGGTGGCGCCAGAAGACTCACATCGCTATCAAGTCACGGCTAAAAGCAATAATACTAATACGCAGATTACCGGAACCGTACCGGACTATACTACTGTTCGCAATGTGGCAATCGATTCCGGGACGTTTATCACCGATTATCAAGAGCAGACTTCTGCCAAGGTAGCCGTGCTTGGTCCTGGAACGCGAGACGATTTGTTTGGCGCAGACGTTGATCCGGTCGGCCAAACGATCCGGATTAAAAATATTGATTTTCAGGTGATTGGGCTCACGGTGTCAAAAGGCGGGACGGGGTTTAATAATGCCGATGATGCAGTCTATGTTCCACTTTCAACCGAGCAACATTATTTGTCCGGCAATACTTATGTGACTTCAATCAGTGTCTCGGCGCAGGATTCGACTATTTTGGCAACTGTTCAGAGCGATCTGACAGATTTGCTTTTGCAGCGACATGGAATAAGTGATCCGACTCAAGCGGATTTTAGTACGATTAACCAAGCGGATATTATTGCAACCGCGTCAAGCATCACCGGAACTTTCACGTTGCTTTTGGCGTCGATTGCCGGTATTTCACTTTTGGTCGGCGGGATCGGAATTATGAATATGATGCTCACTACCGTGACTGAACGGACGCGCGAAATTGGATTGCGCAAAGCTGTCGGCACCCGGAAACTTTACATTAATTTGCAATTTTTAGCGGAAGCGGTAGTGTTGACATTTCTTGGTGGGGCGACGGGCATTTTGCTCGGCTGGCTGGCGGCGCTCGCTGTGACAAAATTCGCCGGCCTTGAAACACAGGTTTCCGTTTCAACGATTCTTTTGGCATTTGGCGTCTCGGCCGGTGTGGGAATTATTTTCGGATTTTATCCTGCCCGCAGAGCTGCTAATCTAAGCCCAATAGAAGCATTGCGATATGAATAG
- a CDS encoding ABC transporter ATP-binding protein, which translates to MIECKNLVKTYTNGDMQTNALSGVSFRIEKGEFVSIIGPSGSGKSTLMHILGALDTPTTGEYFLDGHEVSKLNDDELSDLRRNKIGFVFQSFNLLPRTTVLRNVMLPMLYSEKSQAEREKKARECLSYAGMEEGKFFNLSNQLSGGQMQRVAIARSLVNDPSIILADEPTGNLDTKTSATVMKAFQELNQKGHTIILITHEMDVADCANRIIHIRDGVVEKDVLNIPKDHFLP; encoded by the coding sequence ATGATTGAATGTAAAAATTTAGTTAAAACTTATACTAATGGAGATATGCAGACTAACGCCCTAAGCGGCGTGTCTTTTCGAATTGAAAAAGGCGAGTTTGTTTCCATCATCGGTCCATCTGGCAGTGGTAAATCAACTCTGATGCACATTTTGGGTGCGTTGGATACGCCAACGACAGGGGAATATTTTTTGGATGGGCATGAAGTGTCTAAGCTGAACGACGATGAATTGTCGGATCTGCGACGGAATAAGATCGGGTTTGTTTTTCAATCGTTTAATTTGCTTCCAAGGACGACAGTTCTGCGTAATGTGATGTTGCCGATGCTGTATTCCGAAAAATCTCAGGCGGAGAGGGAAAAGAAGGCGCGTGAATGCTTGAGTTATGCTGGGATGGAAGAGGGGAAATTTTTCAATCTGTCTAATCAACTATCTGGCGGGCAGATGCAAAGAGTAGCGATTGCGAGGTCTCTCGTGAACGATCCGTCCATCATCTTAGCGGATGAACCAACAGGAAATTTGGACACAAAAACCAGCGCGACAGTGATGAAAGCATTCCAAGAATTGAACCAAAAGGGACATACAATCATTCTTATCACTCATGAGATGGATGTGGCGGATTGTGCCAATCGCATAATCCATATCCGCGATGGAGTCGTTGAGAAGGACGTGTTAAATATACCTAAGGATCATTTTTTACCGTAA